One genomic segment of Hordeum vulgare subsp. vulgare chromosome 2H, MorexV3_pseudomolecules_assembly, whole genome shotgun sequence includes these proteins:
- the LOC123428036 gene encoding uncharacterized protein LOC123428036 translates to MAFSSFTWPFRRRAGAGPSKPSAAAEGKEEDAEGLGVTPQLLDFVRTLSPDAFKSSALQLPHQGASAELSDWQQRHAVLVLARAKELAKIRYDLCPRHMKDKQFWTIYFLLARSHILPYELRAIQKEKVRRMETENGKSKDVTTVEVEMQESRCSRECETLPDDSDPQDS, encoded by the exons atggccttctcctccttcacgTGGCCGTTCCGCCGCCGAGCCGGCGCCGGCCCAAGCAAGCCCTCCGCCGccgcggaggggaaggaggaggacgcgGAGGGGCTCGGCGTCACGCCGCAGCTCCTCGACTTCGTCCGGACGCTCTCCCCCGACGCCTTCAAGTCCTCCGCCCTCCAGCTCCCCCACCAAg GAGCCTCCGCGGAGCTCTCGGACTGGCAGCAGCGGCACGCCGTCCTCGTGCTCGCCAGAGCCAAG GAACTCGCTAAGATCCGATATGATCTCTGCCCGCGCCACATGAAGGACAAGCAGTTCTGGACAATCTACTTCCTTCTCGCCAGGAGCCACATCTTGCC ATACGAGTTACGTGCCATACAGAAGGAAAAGGTTAGAAGGATGGAGACAGAGAACGGGAAGTCAAAAGATGTGACTACTGTTGAGGTGGAGATGCAGGAATCAAGATGCAGTAGGGAATGCGAAACGCTACCGGATGATTCAGATCCTCAGGATTCATAG
- the LOC123428034 gene encoding U3 small nucleolar ribonucleoprotein protein IMP3 gives MMRKLKFHERKLLKKTNFLLWKREGGHREAAVTQRYSLVDRDDYKKYNGICLMSQKLVNIIKQMDPRDPFRIEMTGMLLDKLYNMGVIPTKKSLVKCERLSVSAFARRRLATIMVKLKFAEHLKEAITYIEQGHVRVGPETVTDPAFLVTRNMEDFITWVDSSKIKKKIMEYNGALDDYDAMI, from the exons ATGATGAGGAAGCTCAAGTTCCATGAGAGGAAGCTGCTGAAGAAGACCAACTTCCTCCTGTGGAAGCGGGAGGGCGGCCACCGCGAGGCCGCCGTCACGCAGCGCTACAGCCTCGTCGACAGGGACGACTACAAGAA GTACAACGGGATTTGCCTGATGTCGCAGAAGCTCGTGAACATCATAAAGCAGATGGATCCCAGGGACCCTTTCAGAATCGAGATGACAGGCATGCTGCTCGATAAGCT GTATAATATGGGTGTAATTCCAACAAAGAAGAGCTTGGTTAAATGCGAGAGACTTTCAGTGAGCGCTTTCGCCAG GCGGAGACTTGCAACAATTATGGTGAAGCTCAAGTTTGCTGAACACCTTAAAGAGgctatcacctacattgaacaggGACATGTGCGTGTAGGCCCAGAGACGGTCACCGATCCAGCCTTCCTTGTGACCAGGAACATGGAGGACTTCATCACCTGGGTGGATTCCTCGAAGATCAAGAAAAAGATCATGGAGTATAATGGTGCATTGGATGATTATGATGCCATGATTTGA